A region of Salinibacter sp. 10B DNA encodes the following proteins:
- a CDS encoding carbohydrate kinase gives MSDEILCVGEILWDALPDGLFLGGAPFNVACHLRALGEDVGFVSRVGNDVLGDEALRRLRVYGLETDLMQVDDTLPTGFVRVALDDGGEPDYEIVEPAAWDAITLSDPLQQRGERAAAVVFGSLAQRAGTSRQTIQALCETNALRIFDINLRPPYIDRDVVERSLSIADVVKLNDHELHRLRTWFGLPNGAEAAMGALADTFGCSAVCVTLGGEGARLWNEGQYWSHPGYATEVADTVGAGDAFLAAFLSGIINDQNGEILLDRANRLGAFVASRSGALPSYDVESLADVETLVGESNQRAT, from the coding sequence ATGAGTGACGAAATTCTCTGCGTCGGAGAAATTCTCTGGGATGCGCTGCCCGACGGCCTTTTCTTAGGGGGGGCGCCGTTTAACGTGGCGTGCCACCTGCGCGCCCTCGGGGAGGATGTCGGCTTTGTGAGTCGGGTCGGAAACGATGTGCTCGGCGACGAGGCGTTGCGCCGGCTGCGCGTCTATGGCCTCGAGACCGATCTCATGCAGGTCGACGACACGCTCCCCACCGGATTTGTGCGGGTCGCGCTGGACGATGGAGGCGAGCCGGACTACGAGATCGTGGAACCGGCGGCTTGGGATGCCATCACGTTGTCCGACCCGCTCCAGCAACGGGGCGAGCGGGCGGCCGCCGTTGTGTTTGGCAGTCTCGCCCAGCGGGCCGGGACGTCACGTCAAACCATTCAGGCGCTTTGTGAGACCAATGCCCTGCGGATATTCGACATTAACCTGCGCCCCCCATACATTGACCGCGACGTGGTAGAGCGCTCCCTGTCGATTGCCGACGTGGTGAAACTGAACGATCACGAACTCCACCGTCTTCGGACCTGGTTCGGGTTGCCGAATGGGGCCGAGGCGGCCATGGGGGCTCTGGCGGATACATTCGGCTGCTCGGCTGTCTGCGTGACCCTGGGAGGGGAGGGGGCCCGGCTCTGGAACGAGGGGCAGTACTGGTCACACCCTGGTTATGCAACGGAGGTGGCCGACACCGTGGGGGCAGGCGATGCGTTTCTCGCGGCCTTTCTCTCTGGGATCATTAACGATCAGAACGGGGAGATCCTGCTCGATCGTGCCAACCGCCTCGGGGCCTTTGTGGCCTCCCGGTCCGGGGCCCTTCCCTCCTACGACGTAGAGTCTCTGGCTGACGTTGAGACCCTCGTGGGCGAGAGCAACCAGCGAGCCACGTAA
- a CDS encoding glycoside hydrolase family 32 protein — protein MSRLLRTTLSLFVSGLILFTVAGCGSDSSSPPPDDLAAEEPTFDEQYRPQFHYTPRQNWMNDPNGMVYNDGVFHFFHQYNPEGNTWGHMSWNHATTEDLVHWEHQGVAIPEEGNEMIFSGSAVVDENNTAGFGTNDGQAPMVAIYTSHYTIAEDSTDQAQSLAYSTDGGETWTKYEGNPVLEHPDPNFRDPNVFWYAPGEKWVMTIALPTQHKVQFYESTNLKDWSLMSEFGPAGGTDGIWECPALFQVPVEGSDQEQWVLQVDLNPGSVAGGSGGQYFLGSFDGTTFTPREGGLETAPHWVDYGPDFYAVIPWNNVPEEDGRALWMAWMNNWEYAQDIPTSPWRSAQTIPRSVHVRTIDGTRRLVQRPVEELQQLRENAVQLEGRTIESGMTSLAEDGISGQTLEIVAEFEPGDAETVGVAVREGKNERTIVGYDAATDSVFVDRTTSGAVDFHDAFASRDAAPLATPDGRVKLHIFVDRSSVEVFANDGARVLTHRIFPRPESDGVSLVAEGGPAQLVRLEAWSLRSIWPSR, from the coding sequence ATGTCTCGTCTCTTGCGCACCACACTGTCCCTGTTCGTCAGTGGGCTGATCCTGTTTACCGTCGCCGGCTGCGGGTCCGACTCGTCTTCACCTCCTCCGGACGACTTGGCAGCTGAGGAGCCGACGTTCGACGAGCAGTATCGGCCCCAGTTTCACTACACGCCCCGGCAGAACTGGATGAACGACCCCAACGGGATGGTCTATAACGATGGGGTTTTTCACTTCTTCCACCAGTACAACCCCGAGGGGAACACCTGGGGACACATGAGCTGGAACCACGCGACGACCGAGGATCTCGTGCACTGGGAGCATCAGGGCGTGGCGATTCCCGAAGAAGGAAACGAGATGATCTTTTCGGGGAGTGCGGTGGTGGACGAAAACAACACCGCAGGCTTTGGAACGAACGACGGCCAGGCCCCGATGGTGGCCATCTACACGAGCCACTACACGATTGCGGAGGACTCGACCGATCAGGCGCAGTCGCTGGCCTACAGTACCGACGGGGGCGAGACCTGGACGAAGTACGAGGGGAATCCGGTGCTCGAACACCCCGATCCCAATTTCCGCGACCCCAACGTCTTCTGGTACGCCCCCGGCGAGAAGTGGGTGATGACCATTGCCCTTCCCACCCAGCACAAGGTACAGTTTTACGAGTCGACGAACCTGAAGGACTGGTCACTCATGAGTGAATTCGGCCCGGCGGGCGGCACAGACGGCATTTGGGAGTGCCCGGCGCTTTTTCAGGTGCCGGTCGAGGGCAGCGATCAGGAGCAGTGGGTGTTGCAGGTCGACCTCAATCCGGGATCGGTTGCGGGAGGCTCCGGTGGGCAGTACTTTTTGGGGAGCTTTGATGGCACCACGTTCACCCCCCGCGAGGGCGGATTGGAGACTGCGCCCCATTGGGTCGACTACGGCCCAGACTTCTACGCGGTGATCCCCTGGAATAATGTGCCCGAAGAGGACGGCCGGGCGCTCTGGATGGCCTGGATGAACAACTGGGAGTACGCGCAGGACATTCCAACGTCGCCTTGGCGCAGCGCGCAGACGATTCCCCGCTCTGTTCACGTTCGCACCATTGATGGCACCCGGCGGCTGGTGCAGCGGCCCGTGGAGGAGCTTCAGCAGTTGCGCGAGAATGCCGTGCAGCTGGAGGGGCGCACCATCGAGTCCGGGATGACCTCGCTTGCTGAGGACGGGATCTCGGGACAAACGCTGGAAATTGTGGCCGAGTTTGAGCCGGGAGACGCTGAGACGGTGGGGGTGGCCGTGCGGGAAGGGAAGAACGAGCGCACGATTGTCGGCTACGACGCTGCGACCGATTCCGTCTTCGTAGACCGGACAACCTCCGGCGCAGTGGACTTCCACGACGCCTTTGCGTCCCGGGATGCTGCTCCCCTTGCGACCCCGGACGGCCGCGTGAAGCTGCACATTTTTGTGGACCGCTCTTCGGTTGAGGTCTTTGCGAACGACGGGGCGCGGGTGCTCACCCATCGCATTTTCCCGCGCCCGGAAAGCGACGGCGTTTCCCTCGTTGCAGAGGGCGGACCGGCGCAGCTCGTTCGGCTTGAGGCCTGGTCGCTTCGATCGATTTGGCCGAGCCGATAG
- a CDS encoding RagB/SusD family nutrient uptake outer membrane protein: MLRLLSFLLIAGTLLACDSALDENPSGKLSGDQLNTPDRVEGLVTAAYAALGNGHWDAATYTDPWPWGSVRSDNAYKGGGSVADQGVYNNYEQFSSIRTDLDKADQFWFKSYQGISRANLALEKLAEISEEEFPLKTRREAEVRFIRGHFHFMLKIMFKHVPFIEANEERELKNVSNREFTSQELWDKIAADFQFAADNLPESQPEVGRIDQWAAKAYLAKTRLYQAYRQDPSNHEVVEIQDDKLQTVVSLVNELEASGEYSLFDDIRKNFLWEFDNTDGGEAVFAVQRSRNDGTVRGRVNMENALNYPMNEGFGCCWFHIPSQNFVNAFQTDSDGLPLFDTFNQNSLTEPEDFQQNTVDPRLDHSVALEGHPFKYDNDQIYDPDVWARAPATYGPYTSMKGLQPVGSPSVQQVVFFYASSKNNNVIRYADVLLWKAEALIELGREDEALPIINRIRTRAANSTVKDADGNNVSNYQIEPYRDGQNINWTQANARQALRFERRLELGMEGWRFFDLVRWGIAAETLNEYFATEKQRRDYLQDAQFQEGRDEYLPIPQQQIDFSDGSYQQNPGW; the protein is encoded by the coding sequence ATGCTCAGACTGTTATCATTCCTTTTAATTGCGGGGACGCTCCTCGCGTGCGACAGCGCCCTGGACGAAAATCCCTCCGGTAAGCTCAGCGGGGACCAGTTGAACACGCCCGACCGGGTCGAGGGCCTGGTCACCGCGGCGTATGCGGCCCTGGGCAACGGGCACTGGGACGCGGCCACCTACACCGACCCGTGGCCGTGGGGGAGCGTCCGGTCCGACAATGCCTACAAGGGCGGCGGGTCGGTGGCCGACCAGGGCGTGTACAACAACTACGAGCAGTTCTCCTCCATTCGGACGGACCTCGACAAGGCCGATCAGTTCTGGTTTAAGAGCTATCAGGGCATTTCCCGCGCCAACCTCGCCCTGGAGAAGCTCGCGGAGATTTCGGAGGAGGAGTTCCCGCTAAAGACGCGGCGAGAGGCAGAAGTGCGGTTTATTCGGGGCCATTTCCACTTCATGCTCAAGATCATGTTCAAGCACGTGCCCTTCATTGAGGCGAATGAGGAGCGCGAACTGAAGAACGTCTCCAACCGGGAGTTCACGAGTCAGGAGCTCTGGGACAAGATTGCGGCGGACTTTCAGTTTGCGGCCGACAACCTTCCTGAGTCGCAGCCTGAGGTGGGGCGCATTGACCAGTGGGCAGCAAAAGCCTACCTGGCGAAGACGCGGCTGTACCAGGCCTACCGCCAGGATCCTTCCAACCACGAGGTGGTGGAGATTCAGGACGACAAGCTGCAGACCGTCGTGAGCCTCGTAAATGAGTTGGAGGCCTCCGGCGAATATTCTCTGTTCGACGACATCCGGAAAAACTTCCTCTGGGAGTTTGACAATACCGACGGGGGCGAGGCGGTCTTTGCGGTCCAGCGCTCCCGGAACGATGGCACGGTCCGCGGGCGCGTGAATATGGAGAATGCGCTCAACTACCCGATGAATGAAGGGTTCGGGTGCTGCTGGTTCCACATTCCGAGCCAGAACTTCGTCAACGCGTTCCAGACCGACAGCGACGGCCTGCCGCTGTTCGACACATTCAACCAAAACTCGCTGACGGAGCCCGAAGACTTCCAGCAGAACACCGTTGATCCGCGGCTGGACCACTCCGTCGCCCTGGAGGGACATCCCTTTAAGTACGACAACGACCAAATTTACGACCCTGACGTGTGGGCTCGGGCACCGGCCACGTACGGCCCGTACACGTCGATGAAGGGACTGCAGCCGGTGGGGTCACCCTCGGTCCAGCAGGTGGTCTTCTTCTACGCGAGCTCGAAGAACAACAACGTCATCCGCTACGCCGACGTGCTGCTCTGGAAGGCAGAGGCCCTAATTGAACTGGGTCGTGAGGACGAGGCCCTGCCCATCATCAACCGGATTCGGACTCGGGCGGCGAATAGCACGGTGAAAGACGCCGACGGAAATAACGTATCCAACTACCAGATCGAGCCCTACCGAGACGGGCAGAACATCAACTGGACGCAGGCGAACGCCCGGCAGGCGCTTCGCTTCGAGCGGCGGCTGGAGCTGGGGATGGAGGGCTGGCGCTTCTTCGACCTCGTGCGGTGGGGCATCGCCGCCGAGACGCTGAACGAGTACTTCGCAACGGAGAAGCAGCGGCGCGATTATCTCCAGGACGCCCAGTTCCAGGAGGGGCGCGACGAGTACCTCCCGATCCCGCAGCAGCAGATTGACTTCAGCGACGGCAGCTACCAGCAGAATCCAGGCTGGTAG
- a CDS encoding TonB-dependent receptor: MRLSTLHTAFAALLFAGLLGGPVASAVQAQEREHTVRGTVTDATNGESLPGVNISVPGTMIGTTTDGTGQYELRVPSPTDTLMFSFVGFQTQRVPIQERTTIDVTLQSSTFTQDEVIVTGYQSQERRTLTGSVSSVDVEGLEDDPSTNPIKSLQGQVAGVNVQTTGSPFGDAELLIRGASTLGNNSPLFVIDGVPTKNNVEQILSPGSIKSMQVLKDAAAASIYGSRASNGVIVIETKSGAGGGNTLEFSYGSDVTFSSWPDGRTYEPLNTRERALAIFRAAINDGRDPNSIDPNLYSYDFERRDDGTAVLNDITIADNIGNNTPAAVPGTDWTEEISSTGIIQSHDLSARVGSERGSAYFGLRFHDNEGIVKQNEFQRVNAQINSNFNFFDGRLRVGENLTLSKEKGVPLPEGAGGNPFVLSLRLRPIIPVRTADGAFAGPTGAGSFSDRDNPVRLIQDNRWDEINTGEVFGNINGAFDLTDHLTLQGRLGVDWERTQERDIQQRYQTGFLGRSVNSVSNADTDNFIWTFNGTIEYDVLFGESHNVNLLAGAETQDEHLVSNSSLREEFSVQTLDYFVENAGTGRQLVSGTRTDSRLLSYFSKADYSYQDRYLASVTVRYDGSSRFGENNRFGLFPAFSLGWRVTEESFMENRVDVLSELKLRGSWGRVGNQEIGNFASLQLFEPGFSSEDVLFTAPTSTAYDLGGNDTGSIPGGFRRIQRPNLDLQWEETTEIGIGADYGLFDDRLVGSFDYYTRETTDILIQPGFIATVGEGGSRFINGATVETTGFEFQLEYRDAVGDLSYSIGGNLGHSSDEITELPSDVVDSFPGNSEKNILDRSQFSHFGYVTDGLFRSQEEVDAHATQPGADIGRLRFKDLNNDGTINSLDQKYLGDSNPDYEYGLSTNLSYKGVNLSLFFQGVQGREVNVGEFKAFTDFTSFFRGENYGSRVLKAYSPMTGENLNSDIPAPTLSDTNGELRTSSYLIEDGSYLKLREVTLGYNLPESITNTLSLNRARIYARGENLFTVETGSDEFTGPDPETTNFTFPRPRMWTFGVRLGF; the protein is encoded by the coding sequence ATGCGCCTATCAACGCTACACACTGCGTTTGCAGCACTTCTCTTTGCGGGACTTCTCGGAGGACCCGTCGCTTCCGCCGTACAGGCTCAGGAGCGAGAGCACACGGTGCGGGGAACCGTGACGGATGCGACAAACGGGGAGAGCCTTCCGGGGGTCAACATTAGCGTTCCCGGCACCATGATCGGGACGACGACCGACGGCACCGGCCAGTACGAGCTGCGAGTGCCGTCCCCCACCGACACGCTCATGTTTTCGTTCGTTGGGTTTCAGACTCAGCGGGTCCCGATCCAAGAGCGTACGACGATCGACGTGACACTTCAGTCCAGCACCTTCACGCAGGACGAGGTGATCGTAACCGGGTATCAGTCGCAGGAGCGGCGCACGCTCACTGGATCGGTCTCCAGTGTCGATGTAGAGGGCCTGGAAGACGATCCGTCGACCAACCCCATCAAGTCGTTGCAGGGGCAGGTTGCGGGGGTCAACGTCCAGACGACCGGCTCCCCCTTCGGCGATGCCGAACTGCTAATCCGAGGCGCGAGCACACTCGGCAACAACTCGCCGCTCTTTGTGATCGACGGGGTGCCCACCAAAAACAATGTGGAGCAGATCCTCTCCCCCGGCTCCATTAAGTCCATGCAGGTGCTCAAGGATGCGGCGGCCGCGTCCATTTACGGCTCGCGCGCCTCGAACGGCGTCATCGTCATCGAGACGAAGTCGGGGGCCGGCGGGGGCAACACGCTTGAATTCAGCTACGGATCGGACGTGACGTTTTCGAGCTGGCCGGACGGGCGCACCTACGAGCCGCTAAACACGCGGGAACGGGCGCTCGCCATTTTCCGGGCGGCCATCAACGACGGACGCGACCCGAATTCGATTGACCCGAATTTGTATAGTTACGACTTCGAACGGAGGGACGACGGCACGGCGGTGCTCAACGACATTACGATTGCGGACAACATCGGCAACAACACGCCGGCCGCGGTGCCCGGCACCGATTGGACCGAAGAGATCAGCAGTACAGGGATCATTCAGAGTCACGACCTCTCGGCCCGCGTGGGGAGCGAACGAGGAAGTGCGTACTTCGGGCTCCGCTTCCACGACAACGAGGGCATTGTCAAACAGAACGAGTTTCAGCGGGTCAATGCCCAGATCAATTCCAACTTCAACTTCTTCGACGGGCGGCTGCGGGTCGGCGAGAACCTTACGCTGTCGAAAGAGAAGGGCGTGCCCCTGCCGGAAGGCGCCGGTGGAAATCCGTTCGTGCTGTCGCTTCGCCTCCGCCCCATCATCCCGGTCCGCACGGCCGACGGGGCGTTTGCCGGCCCCACGGGCGCCGGGTCGTTCAGCGACCGGGACAACCCCGTCCGGTTGATCCAAGACAACCGGTGGGACGAGATCAACACCGGCGAGGTCTTCGGAAACATCAATGGGGCGTTCGACCTCACCGACCACCTGACGCTGCAGGGCCGCCTGGGCGTGGACTGGGAGCGGACCCAGGAGCGCGACATTCAGCAGCGCTACCAGACCGGCTTCCTGGGGCGAAGCGTCAACTCTGTCTCGAACGCCGACACCGACAACTTCATCTGGACGTTCAACGGCACGATCGAGTACGACGTGCTGTTCGGCGAAAGTCACAACGTCAACCTGCTGGCGGGCGCCGAGACGCAGGATGAGCACCTAGTCTCCAACTCCTCGCTGCGGGAGGAATTTTCCGTTCAGACCCTCGACTATTTCGTCGAGAATGCGGGGACGGGCCGACAGCTTGTGAGCGGGACCCGTACCGATTCGCGGCTCCTGTCTTATTTTTCGAAGGCCGACTACTCGTACCAGGATCGCTACCTTGCATCGGTGACGGTCCGGTACGACGGCTCCTCGCGGTTCGGTGAAAACAACCGGTTCGGCCTCTTCCCGGCCTTCTCGCTCGGGTGGCGGGTGACGGAGGAAAGCTTCATGGAGAACCGGGTCGACGTCCTCTCGGAACTGAAGCTGCGCGGCAGTTGGGGTCGCGTCGGGAACCAGGAGATCGGCAATTTCGCTTCCCTCCAGCTCTTTGAGCCGGGGTTCAGCTCGGAGGACGTCTTGTTTACGGCCCCGACCTCCACCGCCTACGACCTGGGCGGCAACGACACGGGGTCGATCCCCGGAGGCTTCCGCCGGATCCAGCGGCCCAACTTGGATCTGCAGTGGGAGGAAACGACCGAGATCGGCATCGGCGCCGACTATGGGCTGTTCGACGACAGGCTGGTCGGCTCCTTCGACTACTACACCCGCGAGACGACCGACATTCTCATCCAGCCGGGCTTCATCGCGACGGTCGGCGAAGGGGGCAGTCGGTTCATCAACGGCGCCACGGTGGAAACGACCGGCTTCGAATTCCAGCTGGAATACCGCGACGCGGTGGGCGACCTCAGCTACAGCATCGGCGGCAACCTGGGCCACAGCTCCGACGAGATCACGGAGCTGCCCTCCGACGTGGTCGACTCTTTTCCCGGCAACAGCGAGAAGAATATCCTGGATCGGTCCCAGTTCTCCCACTTCGGCTACGTGACCGACGGACTCTTCCGCAGTCAGGAGGAAGTGGATGCGCACGCCACCCAGCCGGGGGCCGACATCGGTCGCCTGCGCTTTAAAGACCTGAACAACGACGGGACGATCAATTCCCTTGACCAGAAATACCTCGGCGACTCGAACCCAGACTACGAATATGGGCTCTCGACGAACCTCTCCTACAAAGGCGTCAACCTAAGCCTCTTCTTCCAGGGCGTGCAGGGACGAGAGGTGAATGTGGGCGAATTCAAGGCCTTCACTGACTTCACGTCCTTCTTCCGCGGCGAAAACTACGGTTCACGTGTGCTGAAGGCCTACTCGCCCATGACGGGCGAGAACCTGAATTCGGACATTCCGGCGCCCACCCTGTCGGACACGAATGGCGAACTGCGCACCTCCTCCTACCTCATTGAGGACGGCTCCTACCTGAAGCTTCGCGAGGTGACACTGGGGTATAACCTCCCCGAGTCGATCACGAACACGCTCAGCCTGAATCGAGCTCGCATCTATGCGCGGGGCGAGAACCTCTTTACGGTCGAAACCGGAAGCGACGAATTCACCGGCCCCGACCCGGAGACGACCAACTTCACGTTCCCGCGGCCGCGCATGTGGACGTTCGGCGTCCGGCTCGGCTTCTAG
- a CDS encoding DUF58 domain-containing protein gives MIPDELFDKIRRLEVRTRGVVENVFGGEYHSAFKGRGIEFAEVRPYQVGDDIRNIDWNVSARMDETYVKVYEEEREQTVMLCVDVSGSENFGSQEKQKREIAAEICAVMAFSAIQNNDQVGLLLFSDEVETFIRPRKGRRHVLRCIRELYAAEPQSTGTDIQGALRHVLRILRRRSILVLVSDFFDDDYDSMLRAAAQRHDTVGVELQDPREEELPPVGLVDLTDAETGETVTIDTHDPAARHAFAERARARREHTASLLQRTGVGHVPVRTDEDALDPLIAFFRERSRRGR, from the coding sequence GTGATCCCCGACGAGCTCTTCGACAAGATTCGCCGCCTGGAGGTACGCACCCGCGGCGTGGTCGAAAATGTCTTCGGCGGTGAATACCATTCCGCATTCAAGGGACGGGGCATCGAGTTTGCCGAGGTACGCCCCTACCAGGTGGGCGACGACATCCGCAACATCGACTGGAACGTCTCTGCGCGGATGGACGAGACCTACGTGAAGGTCTACGAGGAGGAACGGGAGCAAACCGTCATGCTTTGCGTGGACGTGTCCGGCTCGGAAAACTTTGGATCACAGGAGAAGCAGAAGCGAGAGATTGCGGCCGAAATCTGCGCCGTCATGGCCTTCAGCGCAATCCAAAACAACGACCAGGTGGGCCTGCTGCTTTTTTCGGACGAGGTGGAAACATTCATACGTCCCCGGAAGGGACGACGACACGTTCTGCGCTGCATTCGCGAGCTCTACGCCGCCGAACCACAATCCACCGGCACCGACATCCAGGGCGCGCTCCGCCACGTGCTCCGCATCCTCCGGCGGCGGTCAATCCTTGTACTGGTAAGCGACTTTTTTGACGACGATTACGATTCGATGCTGCGCGCCGCGGCCCAGCGGCACGACACCGTGGGCGTGGAGCTTCAGGACCCCCGTGAAGAGGAACTGCCCCCCGTGGGGCTGGTTGACCTGACCGATGCCGAAACGGGCGAGACCGTAACGATCGACACCCACGACCCGGCGGCCCGCCACGCCTTTGCCGAACGAGCCCGTGCCCGACGCGAACATACGGCGTCGCTCCTGCAGCGCACCGGCGTGGGCCACGTGCCCGTCCGCACAGACGAGGATGCCCTAGACCCCCTCATTGCGTTCTTCCGCGAGCGGTCGCGGCGGGGACGATAA